The stretch of DNA ttctcattccgtgaaagggtataagctgctggcggtaaaaatgtacgattacctctcttctgtgatgccaactctagcctaatacccatcattttcatatcttccctagctgcggcgttatcctttgttttaccgggaacattcagaagggtattgataatattatcacaaacatttttctcaatgtgcatgaaatcgaggcaatgcctgacctccaggtcaggccaatatggaagtttatccaaaaatatggatcttttcttatacccacgagtagacaatttagagccgctcttcttcccataatctatctcaatatgctttactttctaataaacttcatgcccactcaaaattctaggaggttgacgaagttcttgtcttccattgaatgctttcttcatcttgcgataacaatggtcatgatacaagaacctcctatttcccatatacacatacttacgagaagacttcagtattcagactcgatatcctccccacacaatggacaagcctctttcccatgaaccgtgtgcccagaaaggtcgccataagccggatagtcagatattatacacaataacatcgctctcaaattgaaagtttcgttcttatatgcatcaaatacttctatcctaCTGTCCCACAACATttgcaaatcatctagaagaggttccaaatagacatctatatcatttccaggttgttagggccggaaattaacaacgacaacaccaaatactttcttttcatacacacatatggaggtaagttataaatagccaacactactggccaagtactatgttggctactcatgtttccgtgtgggttcattccatcattcgacagcgctagacgtaagtttctaggttcattgccgaactcgggatacttagcgtcgaacgatttccattgcatacaatctgccgggtgtcttagctttccatcatttattcttccagtttcatgccaagttacCATTTTTTAATCATCAGGATTCGcctaaatccttatgaatcttggtatcactggaaaataccacaacaccttagccgggatcccttccttatccttataacgccactccaaacatttagggcaattggttaagttttgatataatttccgatacaatatgcaatcatttggacatgcatgtattttctcatatttcatacccactccttttattagttttttagcctcatatgttttaacaggtagaacattaccatctggaaacaactcctttatcaaggctaaaaaactagtgaaacacgtgtcactcaccccatttgcccccttcatattatacaacttcaccacagccgacatttttgtgaacttacaaccaggatacagaggtgcttcagactcacacaacttctcatacatgttgttaaggtcatcccaattaatagtgtcatcacctacatcttgaaaagcattcgactcatcatcattctcttcattatctatagacccaacattcaacttgtctgcttccaactcttccaactcaaaaaactcggcaaactcaggatcatcagttagcctttcgtatacctcaacatcatcttcttcaaagctattctcgtcctctaatggttccccatgaaaaatccaacgtgtataggatccactaaatctccacttttctaggtgtattttaacgtccggaaaagccatatacctaGTATTACCACATCTTTTACAAGGACAttgaatactagaagaacctttcaaattgttcgcaacgatttcataaaattcagctaaaccattcttatagttggggtcactcatatttgcagcaatcatccaagttcgagtcatttttctacattcggaatatataggcaactaattcaaaaaatccaataataggcaaacaaataaacgaaattcaggaaatcaattaagctaaattatcaacaaattagataataacccaacaaattcacaaattcaaaaataatcgacattcataggtcaggaaattgaacaatcctatatctatatatagcttgaaaatcttaataagaaatagttaataatctaagaaacatatatacctgattgataaacacgatgagggagagaagacggtgacaatagtgacggagatgaagacagagagagacgatcagggaggaatggaggatgatatttgtgtagcagtattagcttatgtttgtgttttgtagcatatagcagaataaagcgatCTGTTGTTCTTCAGATCTTCATAActttaataacaacggttattgcgtctacaaccgttgttaaaacctaataataacgggttctaatataaccgttgtaattacttttcacgaattttgcgccaaattattaacaacggttataatgtattacagagtaaactgttgttattagtttttatattagcaacggttgtgcaagtttgaccagttgttaaaaccaataacaacggttaacaacacataaccgttgtatttaagtttagtaaaattcgcgccatccattcttcaacgtcttatggtgattttcgtgaataagcgttgttaaagggtcgttgtggttgcctggatttgtagtagtgaataggatattccaatttcccataaaaaaaatcaattagttctttcctttttttgttttcttatccTATACCTAGTGGGCATAGGCTAGAAAAATCGTATCAATATTAATCTAGTCATTCAATTATCTTCCTTCTATATCGTAACATTATAATTCAAGGCAATATTTAATAAGTTTGACTTTAGAAAGTGAATGGTGAGTTTATCTTAATGTGCAATTTACCACATATTGGGCAATATTTAACTCAAGGCAATATTTAATCACCCCCATAAGTTTGATACTATGTGCAATTAAGCCCTTTAACTTATATTTGTAATAAATAGGCCCCATAAGTTTATCTTAATGTGCAATTTACCACATATCTTATTTTTAGTAATGAAATTTACTAAATTAAATATATTTActattattaaaagtaaaaaatattgatcaaatattaattctaatattcCTAATTATTAGAAAGCATGtttaagtatttttttttttatttattttggtgaAAAAATATTCATAATATGCGGATTTTTATTTTTTAGTGAAGTTACAATGAAAGTTACATGTccaaattttttttgattttaaatttggttcacatttttttgttgaaaatataaatattatatttaatttttaataggtatatttaaaataatttttataatagaaaataataggttttagttaaaaaaaatggtagaaaaattgatttgggctTAATTGCACATTTTTGAAAACTTATGAGGTAATTTGCTACAAGTGAAACTTAGGGGATTGAATTACATATAGTATATAAGTTATGGGGTAATTTGCTACATTCACAGTTTAGTGTGCATCATAAGTCggaactagacctggcaaacagatcagatcgtgtcgtgttcgtgtcaactttAAACGGGTCACCACTATCCCAACCCTAACCCGATCCAATTACATAAACGagtcatttgtctcaaccctaacccaacccatttaatttttttataacccaacccgacctatttaacccatttatcttttatcaggtcatgtttaacctatttatcTTTTAGGGGGTCATTTTTAACCCACTTGACCCCTTTAACCCAAAAAAACCTAATAGAATAAACTAATCTTCATAAGCCTTTTATCCCGAAAATGAGTAatgaaaatatttatttttaagttgtttgggTGGATTATTGATTCAACCCAAATGTATCATGACACTTTTAAATAAacgggttattcgtgtcgggttcgtgtcaaaagagtCAACCCTAAaccgacccatttaagtttcgtgtcgtATCCGTGTCAACCCAATTGCTTAAATCGGTCACAACGTCTTGACCCTAGCCTACTAACTTCGTGTCGTGTCAATAATTACCACCTCTAATCGGAACACTCAaaagaaacaagcaattcaacaTTGCCACCCTGGTAAACAATGTACTCTCTCTGACCGGATTGGAGTCTTTCCACACGTTAGAAGAATAATATGATGATACGGAGTACTTCCCTTCATATATATGTAGGATCATAATATGATATCGAGTATCATTAATATTCTAACACCTTGTAAATTTGTAATAATACGATTTTGTAGAATCATAATAGACATCAGATATTCATTTATTTATGATTTATCCATCCTTTCATTCCTCTGACTGCTTTATAAATACATAAACTCTTGTCAtctcatcattatcattattattatataccCTCTTTCTTATATTTACCCTTTTTTTACAATTTCCGCCATACATATGATCGGATTGGAGTTAGAATAATATGATATATAGAATCATAATATGATATCAGCGTATCATTAATATTCTAACAGCTTGTAACAATATGATTTATAGAATTATAATAATGATAACGCCAGATATTCATTTTATTCATGATTCATACATTCTTTCATTCCCTCCGACCGTAGTCCGACGGCTTATAAATACATAAGCTCTTGTCGTCTCGTCATTATATCATTATTATACTTATATTTACCtttttttacaaattacaattTCCACATACATATCATTAATTCTCTCCTTCACATTCATATAAATTTGTACCCAACTCATCTTGGctttcttctttcccttttttGGTTCGTTTTTTCTTGCATTCTTTTTATTGGAATTATCGCCTTTCATTTTCGTGTTAGCCAATTTCAAATTATTTTATCTATTTTATGGTCAAATGTAATCACAATGGTTCAAGTTAGTCTTCTACTCCATCTCATGCAAACCAAATATAACATTTGTTTTCGGGTGGTCTTCGAGGTGGTACTTTAACCGTATTTTTCATCATTTATACGTGTGACGTTTTCgtacaaaaataaaattttatgaaAGATTTTTTCATACAAATCTATGTATATAAGTGTGAAGAATCTCataattgtcccacatgggagaagaAAGAGATATTGTACCACTTTATAACCAAGGAGACTACTCCTTCCATTGCtaattggttttaggatggaacctACGACCCAGACCTAATTACATATGTAAGAAAGTATTTAATGAATTGGGTTTACTTTGAAAGTAATTATTCAAAATGGGTCGCATTAAGGGGAGTCGAACAAATAACTGATTTAATATTTCCACGCTAcaattaaatataattattaaTAATGCCTTCATTTTATTTGTATTTGTATTTAGTTGTAAACAAGGCACCAGGATATGGCTGTACAAGGGTTCAAAGTGGATTTAAATAAACCACTTGTTTTTCAGGTACAGTTTCTTGCTACCTTCGTCTAGAATTCCGTTTCTCCCCATACCTGGTGCTAATATTACACTTTAGAATTGAGGGAGGTGGGATTCGAACCCGTGATCTTTTGATCACACTGGTTTTGATACCATATCAataaaccatctcaaccaaaagcttaagctgatGGTTAGAGTCCCATGATCGGTTTTATATTCTAACAACAATGAATCTTGTTCTGCAGGTTGGTCATCTTGGAGAATCTTATGAAGAATGGGTACACCAGCCTATTGTTAGCAAGGAAGGCCCTCGTTTCTTTCAAAGCGACTTTTGTGAAGTATGTATTATGCGTATATAATTAGCGTATTTCTTTCTTTTATGTTCCGGTAACAAAACCCGTGTATGTGGGTGTTTAACTTCCTTCCTTCCttatcgtttttgtttttcaGTTGTTAACCCGTACAGTGTGGTGGGCTGTTCCTACAGTATGGCTACCAGTAGTGTGCTGGTGCATCTCCATGTCGGTTAAATTGGGTCATACACTCAATGAGATATTACTGATGGTGGGTTTTGGTATTTTTGTCTGGACGTTCACCGAGTACACTTTACACCGCTACCTCTTCCATTTCAAAACCAAGACGTACTGGTTTGTGCCTCCTCGTTCATAAGCCACTCATCCAATGTTTCATTCCGGCCTGTATCTTGGTTTAACATTAATTGGTGTGCTTGCTTTGTAGGGGAAACACTGCCCATTATTTTCTCCATGGTTATCACCACAAACACCCTATGGACAACCTACGCCTTGTTCTCCCCCCGACTCATGTTGCTATCCTTTGTTTTCCGGTTAGtttaatctatctatctatctatctatatataacTAGAACAACATTGTTACATGCTCCAGTGTATGTCACAAAGGTACCGCATGTGCGTGCTGGACGACATGGAATAAGAAacgaaattaaattaaattatcgAAGAAGCATACGTTTTCAGTACAGAAAAGTCAATTtatggattatacaaccagttatatatgttgtacggtgtagaatctgagttttgtgataaagtatctgagttttatgttaaataatatgaactttattagaaaatattaaactcatccatttacacattaaaaacatgaactttgaattagctcaaaaaaaatacatataagctcagattcttataccttggttatACAACGCTTAtaatacaactggatgtataatcctatgcAGAAAAGTTTGTATGTACTGATTTCGAGTCTACgttaattaatattattgttgcccTGATCGATCTGTCTGTTCCGTGATATTTGTGCTCAGTTTTGGAATTTGATCAAAACATTTGCAACACCTTCTACAACTCCAGCAGTGTTTGGAGGTACTCTATTGGGATATGTAGTGTATGATGTCACCCATTACTATTTGCATCATGGACAACCAACCAAAGACATGCCAAAGAACCTCAAGGTATTGCTCTTAttaagtactccctccgtctcaggcAATAATATCATAGTATCAAAGTTCCTCAAGTTTGAGCTTATTCTTCGGAAACTTGCATGCATTTGATGTGCTCAATCTCACAATCGTTTTTTCTTATTTCTCAATAGCGGTATCACATGAATCACCACTTCCGAATCCAAGACAAGGGCTTTGGCATCACATCAGCTTTGTGGGACAAAGTTTTCGGAACAATGCCTCTCTCGAAATGCAGCTCATGATAGCAGATAATTGCTTCTCAAAGCATATATCCTATCCTATCATATCATattatatcatatcatatcattttcAGTAAATTAATTCAACATTGCCAATTACACTGATATTTATCATCTCACCATTCTTTATTCGCCGTCTGTTTATTGTTGAATAAATGATTCAAAGTATTATGAACCAATGTGACTATTGTGAAACAATGTAACCCTTTCTTGACATTGTATTGTTGTAGTATAAATGTAGTTTAGTGTTATAAAaaagtatgtatgtatgtatgtatgtgaaATTCAATAATAAAACTTGTCAGTATATTATCAAGTACTATAATCTTTCTTTATACTCCGCATATTGTTGAGTTTATCTAGACTTGTACTTAAGAGGGCGAGGGATGAATTAAGTACACTTTTAAAACTTTCAACAAGCGAACATGTTAATTGCGATTTCTGTAATCAGTACACAAGCAACCTGAACTGTTCTGATCAACGATAGTGTTGTACTGATTAGAATGCGAACGTAAATGATACACAACAAAAATAACGAAATTGAAAGTGCGAGAAATAAGAACAAGAACACAGGAATTTGGAAGTGGTTCGACATACTGTTGAACTTGATAGTTCATCATGATTAAGATGTGATTTGATTAAATGTTTAGAAAGAAAG from Silene latifolia isolate original U9 population chromosome 10, ASM4854445v1, whole genome shotgun sequence encodes:
- the LOC141607981 gene encoding dihydroceramide fatty acyl 2-hydroxylase FAH1-like; the protein is MAVQGFKVDLNKPLVFQVGHLGESYEEWVHQPIVSKEGPRFFQSDFCELLTRTVWWAVPTVWLPVVCWCISMSVKLGHTLNEILLMVGFGIFVWTFTEYTLHRYLFHFKTKTYWGNTAHYFLHGYHHKHPMDNLRLVLPPTHVAILCFPFWNLIKTFATPSTTPAVFGGTLLGYVVYDVTHYYLHHGQPTKDMPKNLKRYHMNHHFRIQDKGFGITSALWDKVFGTMPLSKCSS